The Eublepharis macularius isolate TG4126 chromosome 3, MPM_Emac_v1.0, whole genome shotgun sequence genome has a window encoding:
- the PDE9A gene encoding high affinity cGMP-specific 3',5'-cyclic phosphodiesterase 9A isoform X2 produces the protein MLEKRVELEGLKVVEIEKCKSDIKKMRDEMAARNTRTNCPCKYSFLDENKKLIPQRDVPSYPKYMLSQETIEALRKPSFDVWLWEPNEMLSCLEHMYHDLGLVKDFNINPITLKRWLLCIHDNYRNNPFHNFRHCFCVTQMMYSMISLCSLQVKLSQIDILMLMTASVCHDLDHPGYNNTYQINARTELAVRYNDISPLENHHCAVAFQILAQPECNIFSNIDQEPFKKIRQGIITLILATDMARHAEILESFKEILDNFDYSNEGHVTQLKMVLIKCCDISNEVRPIEVAEPWVDCLLEEYFMQSDREKSEGLPVAPFMDRDKVTKPTAQIGFLKFVLIPMFETIAKLFPEVEEVLLQPLWESRDRYEELKQIEDAMKELQKKKNESLATEGSAGRLSADLGNV, from the exons GACCAACTGTCCCTGTAAATATAGCTTTCTGGATGAAAACAAGAAGCTGATACCCCAAAGGGATGTACCATCCTATCCCAAG TACATGCTTTCTCAGGAGACAATTGAAGCTCTTAGAAAACCAAGTTTTGATGTCTGGCTATGGGAACCCAATGAG ATGCTGAGCTGTTTAGAACATATGTATCATGATTTAGGATTAGTGAAAGACTTTAACATCAACCCTATCACACTGAAACGATGGCTG CTGTGCATTCATGACAATTACAGAAACAATCCATTCCATAATTTTCGACATTGCTTCTGTGTCACCCAGATGATGTACAGCATGATCTCACTCTGCAGTCTCCAG GTAAAACTTTCCCAGATTGATATCTTGATGCTAATGACTGCATCTGTGTGTCATGATCTGGATCACCCAGGATATAACAACAC GTACCAGATTAATGCCCGGACAGAGCTTGCTGTGCGCTACAATGATATTTCTCCACTCGAGAATCATCACTGTGCTGTGGCTTTCCAGATTCTTGCACAGCCAGAATGCAacattttttccaatattgatcAGGAACCGTTTAAAAAGATAAGGCAG GGAATAATTACTTTAATCCTAGCAACAGACATGGCAAGACATGCTGAAATACTAGAATCCTTTAAGGAAATACTGGACAATTTTGATTATTCAAATGAAGGGCATGTGACCCAG TTGAAAATGGTACTGATCAAATGCTGCGATATCTCCAATGAAGTACGCCCAATAGAAGTGGCTGAACCATGGGTAGACTGCTTGTTAGAGGAGTATTTTATGCAG AGTGACCGGGAAAAGTCTGAAGGCCTTCCAGTGGCCCCTTTCATGGACCGAGACAAAGTGACCAAACCTACAGCACAGATTGGTTTCCTGAAGTTTGTCCTTATTCCAATGTTTGAAACCATAGCAAAG CTTTTTCCAGAGGTTGAAGAAGTATTGCTCCAACCCCTGTGGGAATCCAGGGACCGCTATGAGGAGCTGAAGCAAATAGAGGATGCTATGAAAGAG ttacagaagaagaagaatgaaAGTTTGGCCACAGAAGGCAG CGCTGGGAGACTGTCAGCTGACCTGGGAAACGTCTGA
- the PDE9A gene encoding high affinity cGMP-specific 3',5'-cyclic phosphodiesterase 9A isoform X1, translated as MLEKRVELEGLKVVEIEKCKSDIKKMRDEMAARNTRTNCPCKYSFLDENKKLIPQRDVPSYPKYMLSQETIEALRKPSFDVWLWEPNEMLSCLEHMYHDLGLVKDFNINPITLKRWLLCIHDNYRNNPFHNFRHCFCVTQMMYSMISLCSLQVKLSQIDILMLMTASVCHDLDHPGYNNTYQINARTELAVRYNDISPLENHHCAVAFQILAQPECNIFSNIDQEPFKKIRQGIITLILATDMARHAEILESFKEILDNFDYSNEGHVTQLKMVLIKCCDISNEVRPIEVAEPWVDCLLEEYFMQSDREKSEGLPVAPFMDRDKVTKPTAQIGFLKFVLIPMFETIAKLFPEVEEVLLQPLWESRDRYEELKQIEDAMKELQKKKNESLATEGSTIMDTKILLRFARSML; from the exons GACCAACTGTCCCTGTAAATATAGCTTTCTGGATGAAAACAAGAAGCTGATACCCCAAAGGGATGTACCATCCTATCCCAAG TACATGCTTTCTCAGGAGACAATTGAAGCTCTTAGAAAACCAAGTTTTGATGTCTGGCTATGGGAACCCAATGAG ATGCTGAGCTGTTTAGAACATATGTATCATGATTTAGGATTAGTGAAAGACTTTAACATCAACCCTATCACACTGAAACGATGGCTG CTGTGCATTCATGACAATTACAGAAACAATCCATTCCATAATTTTCGACATTGCTTCTGTGTCACCCAGATGATGTACAGCATGATCTCACTCTGCAGTCTCCAG GTAAAACTTTCCCAGATTGATATCTTGATGCTAATGACTGCATCTGTGTGTCATGATCTGGATCACCCAGGATATAACAACAC GTACCAGATTAATGCCCGGACAGAGCTTGCTGTGCGCTACAATGATATTTCTCCACTCGAGAATCATCACTGTGCTGTGGCTTTCCAGATTCTTGCACAGCCAGAATGCAacattttttccaatattgatcAGGAACCGTTTAAAAAGATAAGGCAG GGAATAATTACTTTAATCCTAGCAACAGACATGGCAAGACATGCTGAAATACTAGAATCCTTTAAGGAAATACTGGACAATTTTGATTATTCAAATGAAGGGCATGTGACCCAG TTGAAAATGGTACTGATCAAATGCTGCGATATCTCCAATGAAGTACGCCCAATAGAAGTGGCTGAACCATGGGTAGACTGCTTGTTAGAGGAGTATTTTATGCAG AGTGACCGGGAAAAGTCTGAAGGCCTTCCAGTGGCCCCTTTCATGGACCGAGACAAAGTGACCAAACCTACAGCACAGATTGGTTTCCTGAAGTTTGTCCTTATTCCAATGTTTGAAACCATAGCAAAG CTTTTTCCAGAGGTTGAAGAAGTATTGCTCCAACCCCTGTGGGAATCCAGGGACCGCTATGAGGAGCTGAAGCAAATAGAGGATGCTATGAAAGAG ttacagaagaagaagaatgaaAGTTTGGCCACAGAAGGCAG CACTATAATGGACACAAAGATCCTTTTGAGGTTTGCCAGGTCCATGCTGTGA
- the PDE9A gene encoding high affinity cGMP-specific 3',5'-cyclic phosphodiesterase 9A isoform X3 — translation MEGLKVVEIEKCKSDIKKMRDEMAARNTRTNCPCKYSFLDENKKLIPQRDVPSYPKYMLSQETIEALRKPSFDVWLWEPNEMLSCLEHMYHDLGLVKDFNINPITLKRWLLCIHDNYRNNPFHNFRHCFCVTQMMYSMISLCSLQVKLSQIDILMLMTASVCHDLDHPGYNNTYQINARTELAVRYNDISPLENHHCAVAFQILAQPECNIFSNIDQEPFKKIRQGIITLILATDMARHAEILESFKEILDNFDYSNEGHVTQLKMVLIKCCDISNEVRPIEVAEPWVDCLLEEYFMQSDREKSEGLPVAPFMDRDKVTKPTAQIGFLKFVLIPMFETIAKLFPEVEEVLLQPLWESRDRYEELKQIEDAMKELQKKKNESLATEGSTIMDTKILLRFARSML, via the exons GACCAACTGTCCCTGTAAATATAGCTTTCTGGATGAAAACAAGAAGCTGATACCCCAAAGGGATGTACCATCCTATCCCAAG TACATGCTTTCTCAGGAGACAATTGAAGCTCTTAGAAAACCAAGTTTTGATGTCTGGCTATGGGAACCCAATGAG ATGCTGAGCTGTTTAGAACATATGTATCATGATTTAGGATTAGTGAAAGACTTTAACATCAACCCTATCACACTGAAACGATGGCTG CTGTGCATTCATGACAATTACAGAAACAATCCATTCCATAATTTTCGACATTGCTTCTGTGTCACCCAGATGATGTACAGCATGATCTCACTCTGCAGTCTCCAG GTAAAACTTTCCCAGATTGATATCTTGATGCTAATGACTGCATCTGTGTGTCATGATCTGGATCACCCAGGATATAACAACAC GTACCAGATTAATGCCCGGACAGAGCTTGCTGTGCGCTACAATGATATTTCTCCACTCGAGAATCATCACTGTGCTGTGGCTTTCCAGATTCTTGCACAGCCAGAATGCAacattttttccaatattgatcAGGAACCGTTTAAAAAGATAAGGCAG GGAATAATTACTTTAATCCTAGCAACAGACATGGCAAGACATGCTGAAATACTAGAATCCTTTAAGGAAATACTGGACAATTTTGATTATTCAAATGAAGGGCATGTGACCCAG TTGAAAATGGTACTGATCAAATGCTGCGATATCTCCAATGAAGTACGCCCAATAGAAGTGGCTGAACCATGGGTAGACTGCTTGTTAGAGGAGTATTTTATGCAG AGTGACCGGGAAAAGTCTGAAGGCCTTCCAGTGGCCCCTTTCATGGACCGAGACAAAGTGACCAAACCTACAGCACAGATTGGTTTCCTGAAGTTTGTCCTTATTCCAATGTTTGAAACCATAGCAAAG CTTTTTCCAGAGGTTGAAGAAGTATTGCTCCAACCCCTGTGGGAATCCAGGGACCGCTATGAGGAGCTGAAGCAAATAGAGGATGCTATGAAAGAG ttacagaagaagaagaatgaaAGTTTGGCCACAGAAGGCAG CACTATAATGGACACAAAGATCCTTTTGAGGTTTGCCAGGTCCATGCTGTGA
- the PDE9A gene encoding high affinity cGMP-specific 3',5'-cyclic phosphodiesterase 9A isoform X5 — MLSQETIEALRKPSFDVWLWEPNEMLSCLEHMYHDLGLVKDFNINPITLKRWLLCIHDNYRNNPFHNFRHCFCVTQMMYSMISLCSLQVKLSQIDILMLMTASVCHDLDHPGYNNTYQINARTELAVRYNDISPLENHHCAVAFQILAQPECNIFSNIDQEPFKKIRQGIITLILATDMARHAEILESFKEILDNFDYSNEGHVTQLKMVLIKCCDISNEVRPIEVAEPWVDCLLEEYFMQSDREKSEGLPVAPFMDRDKVTKPTAQIGFLKFVLIPMFETIAKLFPEVEEVLLQPLWESRDRYEELKQIEDAMKELQKKKNESLATEGSTIMDTKILLRFARSML; from the exons ATGCTTTCTCAGGAGACAATTGAAGCTCTTAGAAAACCAAGTTTTGATGTCTGGCTATGGGAACCCAATGAG ATGCTGAGCTGTTTAGAACATATGTATCATGATTTAGGATTAGTGAAAGACTTTAACATCAACCCTATCACACTGAAACGATGGCTG CTGTGCATTCATGACAATTACAGAAACAATCCATTCCATAATTTTCGACATTGCTTCTGTGTCACCCAGATGATGTACAGCATGATCTCACTCTGCAGTCTCCAG GTAAAACTTTCCCAGATTGATATCTTGATGCTAATGACTGCATCTGTGTGTCATGATCTGGATCACCCAGGATATAACAACAC GTACCAGATTAATGCCCGGACAGAGCTTGCTGTGCGCTACAATGATATTTCTCCACTCGAGAATCATCACTGTGCTGTGGCTTTCCAGATTCTTGCACAGCCAGAATGCAacattttttccaatattgatcAGGAACCGTTTAAAAAGATAAGGCAG GGAATAATTACTTTAATCCTAGCAACAGACATGGCAAGACATGCTGAAATACTAGAATCCTTTAAGGAAATACTGGACAATTTTGATTATTCAAATGAAGGGCATGTGACCCAG TTGAAAATGGTACTGATCAAATGCTGCGATATCTCCAATGAAGTACGCCCAATAGAAGTGGCTGAACCATGGGTAGACTGCTTGTTAGAGGAGTATTTTATGCAG AGTGACCGGGAAAAGTCTGAAGGCCTTCCAGTGGCCCCTTTCATGGACCGAGACAAAGTGACCAAACCTACAGCACAGATTGGTTTCCTGAAGTTTGTCCTTATTCCAATGTTTGAAACCATAGCAAAG CTTTTTCCAGAGGTTGAAGAAGTATTGCTCCAACCCCTGTGGGAATCCAGGGACCGCTATGAGGAGCTGAAGCAAATAGAGGATGCTATGAAAGAG ttacagaagaagaagaatgaaAGTTTGGCCACAGAAGGCAG CACTATAATGGACACAAAGATCCTTTTGAGGTTTGCCAGGTCCATGCTGTGA
- the PDE9A gene encoding high affinity cGMP-specific 3',5'-cyclic phosphodiesterase 9A isoform X4, with product MLEKRVELEGLKVVEIEKCKSDIKKMRDEMAARNTRTNCPCKYSFLDENKKLIPQRDVPSYPKYMLSQETIEALRKPSFDVWLWEPNEMLSCLEHMYHDLGLVKDFNINPITLKRWLLCIHDNYRNNPFHNFRHCFCVTQMMYSMISLCSLQVKLSQIDILMLMTASVCHDLDHPGYNNTYQINARTELAVRYNDISPLENHHCAVAFQILAQPECNIFSNIDQEPFKKIRQGIITLILATDMARHAEILESFKEILDNFDYSNEGHVTQLKMVLIKCCDISNEVRPIEVAEPWVDCLLEEYFMQSDREKSEGLPVAPFMDRDKVTKPTAQIGFLKFVLIPMFETIAKLFPEVEEVLLQPLWESRDRYEELKQIEDAMKELQKKKNESLATEGR from the exons GACCAACTGTCCCTGTAAATATAGCTTTCTGGATGAAAACAAGAAGCTGATACCCCAAAGGGATGTACCATCCTATCCCAAG TACATGCTTTCTCAGGAGACAATTGAAGCTCTTAGAAAACCAAGTTTTGATGTCTGGCTATGGGAACCCAATGAG ATGCTGAGCTGTTTAGAACATATGTATCATGATTTAGGATTAGTGAAAGACTTTAACATCAACCCTATCACACTGAAACGATGGCTG CTGTGCATTCATGACAATTACAGAAACAATCCATTCCATAATTTTCGACATTGCTTCTGTGTCACCCAGATGATGTACAGCATGATCTCACTCTGCAGTCTCCAG GTAAAACTTTCCCAGATTGATATCTTGATGCTAATGACTGCATCTGTGTGTCATGATCTGGATCACCCAGGATATAACAACAC GTACCAGATTAATGCCCGGACAGAGCTTGCTGTGCGCTACAATGATATTTCTCCACTCGAGAATCATCACTGTGCTGTGGCTTTCCAGATTCTTGCACAGCCAGAATGCAacattttttccaatattgatcAGGAACCGTTTAAAAAGATAAGGCAG GGAATAATTACTTTAATCCTAGCAACAGACATGGCAAGACATGCTGAAATACTAGAATCCTTTAAGGAAATACTGGACAATTTTGATTATTCAAATGAAGGGCATGTGACCCAG TTGAAAATGGTACTGATCAAATGCTGCGATATCTCCAATGAAGTACGCCCAATAGAAGTGGCTGAACCATGGGTAGACTGCTTGTTAGAGGAGTATTTTATGCAG AGTGACCGGGAAAAGTCTGAAGGCCTTCCAGTGGCCCCTTTCATGGACCGAGACAAAGTGACCAAACCTACAGCACAGATTGGTTTCCTGAAGTTTGTCCTTATTCCAATGTTTGAAACCATAGCAAAG CTTTTTCCAGAGGTTGAAGAAGTATTGCTCCAACCCCTGTGGGAATCCAGGGACCGCTATGAGGAGCTGAAGCAAATAGAGGATGCTATGAAAGAG ttacagaagaagaagaatgaaAGTTTGGCCACAGAAGGCAGGTAA